Proteins from a genomic interval of Danio rerio strain Tuebingen ecotype United States chromosome 4, GRCz12tu, whole genome shotgun sequence:
- the LOC141381816 gene encoding uncharacterized protein: protein MAFIKEESEDVKIEETFTVKQEDLQEQADLIKDYEEIKEEEHHLKIEDRNHLETDGILKVRDKSCFTCTQCGKSLASKSKLKIHMRIHTGEKPFTCTQCGKSFRHSSSLNEHMMIHTGEKPFTCTQCGKSFSKSSQLNQHMTIHTGKKPFTCTQCGKSLTSKRKLRIHTMNHTGEKPFTCTQCGKSFSQSSYLNKHMMIHTGEKPFVCTQCGKSFNHSPHLNKHMRIHTGEKPFACTQCGKSFSQSSYLNQHMRIHTGEKPFTCTQCGNSFSQSSYLNKHMRIHTGVRPFTCTPCGKSFSQSSTLNLHMRIHTGEKPFTCTQCGKSFSQSSHLNQHMMIHTGERPFTCTQCGTSFSKSSNLNKHMKIHTGVRE, encoded by the exons atggcgtttattaaagaggagagtgaagatgtgaagattgaagaaacattcacagtcaaacaggaagatctgcaggaacaagcAG acctaattaaagaCTATGAGGAGAtcaaagaggaggaacatcatctCAAAATTGAGGACAGAAATCATTTagagactgatggcattttaaaagtgagagacaagagttgttttacctgcactcagtgtggaaagagtttggcaagcaaaagcaaacttaagattcacatgaggatccacactggagagaaaccattcacatgcactcagtgtgggaagagtttcagacactcatcatcccttaatgaacacatgatgatccacactggagagaaaccattcacatgcacacagtgtggaaagagtttcagcaaatcatcacaacttaatcaacacatgacgatccacactggaaagaaaccattcacatgcactcagtgtgggaagagtttgacAAGCAAACGCAAACTTAGAATTCACACGATgaaccacactggagagaaaccattcacatgcactcagtgtgggaagagtttcagccaatcatcataccttaataagcacatgatgatccacactggagagaaaccattcgtatgcactcagtgtgggaagagtttcaaccactcaccacaccttaataaacacatgaggattcacactggagagaaaccattcgcatgcactcagtgtgggaagagtttcagccaatcatcataccttaatcaacacatgaggattcacactggagagaaaccattcacatgcactcagtgtgggaatagtttcagccaatcatcataccttaataaacacatgaggatccacacaggagtgagaccattcacatgcactccgtgtgggaagagtttcagccagtcATCtacccttaatctacacatgaggatccacactggagagaaaccattcacttgcactcagtgtggcaagagtttcagccaatcatcacaccttaatcaacacatgatgatccacactggagagagaccattcacatgcactcagtgtgggacgagtttcagcaaatcatcaaaccttaataaacac